A genomic segment from Deltaproteobacteria bacterium encodes:
- a CDS encoding UbiD family decarboxylase: protein MAAVEATKIAEKELRAEGTPSYTDLREWLQIVEAFGQLKRVDGVDWNLEMGTLSELIAQGSSGPVPAVLYDKIKDYPEGFRVLFAQNASFKRMALALGLPLDYTDLDLVRATRTKISEHNPIPHNVVETGPVMENVLKGEDINLLKFPVPFVHELDGGRYIGTGCLVVTKDPDEGWVNFGTYRGMVQDEKSMNVYISPGKHGRIQRDKWFDRGEKCPVIVCVGQDPVLFMVSGNEVDYGVSEYDYAGGLKGHPIDVINGEITGLPFPAHAEIVIEGYMDPNERKTEGPFGEWTGYYASNSRPEPLIRVERIYHRNDPILTAARPGRPPSDYSIAKCMVKAALIWDQVEKAGVPDVKGVWCHEAGGGRLLNIISIKQRYPGHARQAGFVASQVHAGAYLGRYVIVVDEDIDPTKTFDVLWALATRSDPVDSIDILRRCWSGPLDPRIEPGKKGFNSRAIIDATRPFEWMKDFPPVAESTPELKKKVFDKWRHVIEA from the coding sequence ATGGCCGCAGTAGAGGCAACCAAAATCGCCGAGAAAGAGCTCAGAGCCGAGGGTACCCCCAGCTACACCGATTTGCGGGAGTGGCTGCAGATCGTGGAGGCCTTCGGACAGTTGAAGAGGGTCGACGGGGTCGACTGGAACCTGGAGATGGGAACGCTCTCCGAGCTCATCGCCCAGGGGAGCAGCGGACCGGTTCCCGCCGTCCTCTACGACAAGATCAAGGATTATCCCGAGGGTTTCCGGGTGCTGTTCGCGCAGAACGCCTCGTTCAAGCGCATGGCGCTGGCGCTGGGCCTGCCCCTCGATTACACCGACCTGGACCTCGTGCGGGCCACCCGTACGAAGATCTCGGAGCACAACCCGATTCCTCACAATGTGGTGGAAACCGGCCCGGTGATGGAGAACGTGCTCAAGGGCGAGGACATCAACCTGCTCAAGTTCCCGGTGCCGTTCGTCCACGAGCTGGACGGCGGGCGCTACATCGGCACGGGTTGCCTGGTCGTGACCAAGGACCCGGACGAGGGTTGGGTCAACTTCGGCACCTACCGCGGCATGGTGCAGGACGAGAAGAGCATGAACGTGTACATCTCGCCCGGAAAGCACGGCCGCATCCAGCGTGACAAGTGGTTCGACCGGGGCGAGAAGTGCCCGGTCATCGTGTGCGTCGGCCAGGACCCGGTGCTGTTCATGGTGTCCGGCAACGAGGTGGACTACGGCGTGTCCGAGTACGACTACGCCGGCGGGCTCAAGGGGCACCCCATCGATGTCATCAACGGCGAGATCACCGGACTGCCGTTCCCGGCCCACGCCGAGATCGTCATCGAGGGCTACATGGACCCCAACGAACGGAAGACGGAAGGGCCGTTCGGCGAGTGGACCGGCTACTATGCCAGCAACAGCCGCCCCGAGCCGCTGATCCGGGTGGAGCGCATCTACCACCGCAACGATCCGATCCTCACCGCCGCCCGGCCCGGGCGTCCGCCTTCGGACTACTCCATCGCCAAGTGCATGGTGAAGGCCGCCCTCATCTGGGACCAGGTGGAGAAGGCCGGCGTGCCCGACGTCAAGGGCGTGTGGTGCCACGAGGCGGGCGGCGGCCGTCTGCTGAACATCATCTCCATCAAGCAGCGCTATCCGGGCCACGCGCGCCAAGCCGGCTTCGTGGCCTCGCAGGTGCACGCGGGCGCCTACCTCGGACGTTACGTCATCGTGGTGGACGAGGACATCGACCCCACCAAGACCTTCGACGTGCTCTGGGCCTTGGCCACCCGTTCCGATCCGGTGGACTCCATCGACATCCTGCGGCGCTGCTGGAGCGGTCCCCTCGACCCGCGCATCGAGCCGGGCAAGAAGGGCTTCAACTCCCGCGCCATCATCGACGCCACCCGGCCCTTCGAGTGGATGAAGGACTTCCCGCCCGTGGCCGAGTCCACGCCGGAACTCAAGAAGAAGGTGTTCGACAAGTGGCGCCACGTCATCGAGGCGTAG
- a CDS encoding xanthine dehydrogenase family protein subunit M encodes MKRTEPLEFHQPTSLAEATRIMLDGGPGGYFLAGGTDLVIAMKEKGLVPRYVVDLKRIPSLSGIREEDDGGITIGALTTLRAVEISPLIVERYPFLAQSAAEVGSIQIRNRATIGGNMANATPSADVAPALLALDARATLMGAGGERTMDLKDFFRGPGQTVAEPGEILTELQIPPRDPGLVGEYIKFSPRDMMDLAYIGVAVTLVLAEADRRCESVAIALGAVSPTPMRAPGAEAVVQGQVLTEELAEEAGRKAADECSPISDVRSSADYRRAMVRVNTKRALLNAAAGGGPVPWTSRRDRRYG; translated from the coding sequence ATGAAGCGCACCGAACCACTCGAATTCCACCAACCCACGAGCCTCGCGGAGGCCACCCGGATCATGCTCGACGGCGGCCCCGGGGGCTACTTCCTGGCGGGCGGCACCGACTTGGTCATCGCCATGAAGGAAAAGGGGCTGGTGCCCCGGTACGTCGTGGACCTGAAACGCATACCGTCGCTTTCGGGAATCCGCGAGGAGGACGACGGCGGCATCACCATCGGCGCCCTCACCACCCTGCGCGCGGTGGAGATTTCCCCGCTCATCGTCGAACGCTACCCGTTCCTGGCCCAGAGCGCCGCGGAGGTGGGCTCCATCCAGATCCGCAACCGCGCCACCATCGGCGGCAACATGGCCAACGCCACGCCGTCGGCGGACGTGGCGCCGGCGCTGCTGGCCCTGGACGCCAGGGCCACGCTGATGGGCGCCGGCGGCGAGCGGACCATGGACCTCAAGGACTTCTTTCGCGGGCCCGGGCAGACCGTGGCCGAGCCTGGAGAGATCCTCACCGAGTTGCAGATTCCGCCGCGGGACCCGGGTCTCGTGGGCGAGTACATCAAGTTCTCGCCGCGGGACATGATGGACCTGGCCTACATCGGCGTGGCCGTCACCCTGGTGCTGGCTGAAGCCGACCGGCGCTGTGAGTCCGTCGCCATCGCCCTCGGGGCCGTCTCCCCTACTCCGATGCGTGCCCCAGGCGCCGAAGCCGTGGTCCAGGGGCAGGTGTTGACGGAAGAGCTGGCGGAGGAAGCGGGCCGCAAGGCAGCCGATGAATGCAGCCCCATCAGCGACGTGCGTTCGTCCGCCGATTACCGCCGTGCCATGGTGCGGGTGAACACCAAGCGCGCGCTTCTCAACGCCGCCGCGGGCGGCGGCCCGGTGCCGTGGACCAGCCGGCGCGACCGGCGCTATGGATAG
- a CDS encoding ABC transporter ATP-binding protein yields MSDDRVMVEIQNLEKFFGEGPERVHVLKGVSLRIPEGSLYTFLGPSGCGKTTTLRCVAGLERPESGVIDIDDKAVFNSAGGAYVPPNHRPIGMVFQSYAIWPHMTVAENVGYPLTIQRRPKAEIRSRVEDVLKVVGLAGLEDRPAPKLSGGQQQRVAFARALINEPKVMLLDEPLSNLDAKLREQMRYEIKALQRRVNITTIYVTHDQAEALAISDQIAVMHGGKLIEVGEPHQLYARPKRKFTATFLGLTNLINGKVAEVGANSHPSRLDTEFGMLEFVPAVPMDKGASAAISIRPENITVGAVAPAQSQNVLHGKLHDAVFMGDAYHCQVKVREQLIRVHTHPSAAVPIGNEVYLTLDPDNCNGLPADDTEGMDDTMLGD; encoded by the coding sequence TTGAGCGATGACAGAGTCATGGTCGAAATCCAGAACCTCGAGAAGTTCTTCGGAGAAGGGCCGGAGAGGGTTCACGTTCTGAAAGGCGTCTCGCTGCGCATCCCGGAGGGCTCCCTTTACACGTTCCTGGGTCCCAGCGGCTGCGGCAAGACTACCACGCTGCGCTGCGTGGCCGGGCTCGAGCGGCCGGAGAGCGGCGTCATCGACATCGATGACAAGGCGGTGTTCAACTCCGCTGGCGGCGCCTACGTGCCCCCCAACCACCGTCCCATCGGCATGGTGTTCCAGTCCTACGCCATCTGGCCGCACATGACGGTGGCGGAGAACGTAGGCTATCCCCTGACCATCCAACGCCGTCCCAAGGCCGAGATTCGCAGCCGTGTGGAAGACGTGCTCAAGGTCGTTGGCCTCGCGGGCCTGGAAGACCGGCCGGCGCCCAAGCTCTCGGGTGGGCAGCAGCAGCGGGTGGCCTTCGCCCGGGCGCTGATCAACGAGCCCAAGGTCATGCTCCTGGACGAGCCGCTCAGCAACCTGGACGCCAAACTGCGGGAGCAGATGCGCTACGAGATCAAGGCGCTGCAGCGGCGCGTGAACATCACCACCATCTACGTCACCCACGACCAGGCCGAGGCCTTGGCCATCTCGGACCAGATCGCGGTCATGCACGGCGGCAAGCTGATCGAGGTGGGGGAGCCCCACCAGCTCTATGCCAGGCCCAAGCGCAAGTTCACCGCCACGTTCCTGGGCCTGACCAACCTCATCAACGGCAAGGTCGCGGAGGTGGGCGCCAACTCCCACCCGAGCCGGTTGGATACCGAGTTCGGCATGCTTGAGTTCGTTCCCGCGGTGCCCATGGACAAGGGCGCCAGCGCGGCGATCTCCATCCGCCCGGAAAACATCACCGTGGGGGCGGTGGCGCCGGCCCAGAGCCAGAACGTGCTGCACGGGAAGCTCCACGACGCCGTTTTCATGGGCGATGCGTATCACTGCCAGGTCAAGGTGCGGGAGCAGTTGATCCGCGTGCATACCCATCCGTCCGCCGCGGTCCCCATCGGCAACGAGGTCTATCTGACTCTCGACCCCGACAACTGCAACGGACTGCCCGCGGACGACACCGAGGGCATGGACGACACCATGTTGGGGGACTAG
- the metF gene encoding methylenetetrahydrofolate reductase [NAD(P)H] — protein sequence MKIRDRFGQESPLFSFEFFPPKDDQGVDALFETVANLKPLGPAFVSVTYGAGGSTREKTIAITRRIKRETGIEAMAHLTCVGHGRDEIAALLDEYEAAGIENIMALRGDPPRGETTFTPHPQGFSHADQLIAFIRERKDFCLGGAGYPETHPEAPSREADLQNLKRKIEAGCDFVVTQLFFDERDYFDFVARARAAGIDTPIVPGIMPVTNTAQIKRFTQMCGATIPAPLLAKLEAAAGDAQAVAQVGVEHATRQCRALLDGGAPGIHFYTLNRSLSTRRILGNLQEP from the coding sequence ATGAAAATTCGGGATCGTTTCGGTCAGGAAAGCCCGCTCTTCTCCTTCGAGTTCTTCCCTCCCAAGGACGACCAGGGCGTCGACGCGCTGTTCGAGACCGTCGCCAACCTGAAACCCCTGGGGCCGGCTTTCGTGTCCGTCACCTACGGCGCCGGCGGCAGCACCCGCGAGAAGACCATCGCCATCACCCGGCGCATCAAGCGGGAGACCGGCATCGAAGCCATGGCGCACCTGACTTGCGTGGGCCACGGACGCGACGAGATCGCGGCGCTGCTGGACGAGTACGAGGCCGCGGGCATCGAGAACATCATGGCGCTGCGCGGCGACCCGCCGCGCGGCGAAACGACGTTCACGCCCCATCCGCAGGGCTTCTCCCACGCCGACCAGCTCATCGCCTTCATCCGGGAACGCAAGGACTTCTGCCTCGGCGGCGCCGGCTATCCGGAGACGCATCCGGAAGCGCCGAGCCGTGAGGCCGACCTGCAAAACCTCAAGCGCAAGATCGAGGCCGGCTGCGACTTCGTGGTCACCCAGCTCTTCTTCGACGAGCGCGACTACTTCGACTTCGTCGCACGCGCCCGGGCGGCGGGCATCGACACCCCCATCGTCCCCGGCATCATGCCCGTCACCAACACCGCCCAGATCAAGCGCTTCACGCAGATGTGCGGCGCCACCATCCCCGCACCCTTGCTGGCAAAGCTCGAGGCGGCGGCCGGCGACGCCCAGGCGGTCGCCCAGGTGGGCGTCGAGCACGCCACGCGCCAGTGCCGCGCCCTGCTCGACGGCGGCGCCCCCGGCATCCACTTCTACACCCTCAACCGCTCCCTCTCCACGCGAAGGATCCTCGGCAACCTGCAGGAGCCGTAA
- a CDS encoding dihydroorotase family protein: MKADLVIKNGTVVTPESTFDGGVAIHEGKFVAIGTNASLPEGTEEIDATGKHILPGLIDAHVHFREPGMTHKEDFGTGSRAAIAGGITCVVDMPNTIPPVTHPEQVEEKKKLAEEKSLVDFALLGVVVQTNADQILPMARVGAVGYKIFFGETIGNLPFPDDGVCQDVFRNITESRLPLCIHAENRQIMYHHLNRIKEEGKTDPVNWESTRPYICEAESVHHALFFAETFGTKMHVLHMSSKQAAGMVRDAKARGLRITAETGPHYLLREPKDMDKAGPLLKMNPPVRTRDHGEALWDGLLNGYVDMIATDHSPHTLEEKGADVDGNMLKPAIWECISGFCGVETGVPLMLTEVNKGRMTLNHYVKLASENPAKVWQLYPQKGALRVGSDGDVTIVDMDKEGAIDIHKLHSKNNPSPWHGWKIKGMPVTAIVRGHVQMQDGEPVGGPIGRMVYPVPD; this comes from the coding sequence ATGAAGGCAGATCTCGTGATCAAGAACGGCACCGTCGTGACCCCCGAGTCCACGTTCGACGGTGGTGTGGCGATCCACGAAGGGAAGTTCGTGGCCATCGGCACCAACGCTTCGCTCCCGGAGGGGACCGAGGAGATCGACGCCACCGGCAAGCACATCCTTCCCGGGCTGATCGACGCCCACGTGCACTTCCGCGAACCCGGCATGACCCACAAGGAAGACTTCGGCACGGGTTCGCGCGCGGCCATCGCCGGCGGCATCACCTGCGTGGTGGACATGCCCAACACGATCCCGCCGGTGACCCATCCCGAGCAGGTGGAGGAGAAGAAGAAGCTGGCGGAGGAAAAGTCGCTGGTGGACTTCGCGCTCCTGGGCGTGGTGGTGCAGACCAACGCCGACCAGATCCTGCCCATGGCCCGGGTGGGCGCGGTGGGCTACAAGATCTTCTTCGGCGAGACCATCGGCAACCTGCCCTTCCCCGACGACGGCGTGTGCCAGGACGTGTTCCGGAACATCACCGAGTCGCGGCTGCCGCTGTGCATCCACGCCGAGAACCGGCAGATCATGTACCACCACCTGAACCGCATCAAGGAGGAAGGCAAGACCGACCCGGTGAACTGGGAATCCACCCGCCCGTACATCTGCGAGGCGGAGTCGGTGCACCACGCCCTCTTCTTCGCCGAGACCTTCGGTACCAAGATGCACGTGCTGCACATGAGTTCCAAGCAGGCCGCCGGCATGGTGCGGGACGCCAAGGCGCGCGGGCTGCGCATCACCGCCGAGACCGGCCCGCACTACCTTCTGCGGGAACCCAAGGACATGGACAAGGCGGGCCCGCTTCTCAAGATGAACCCGCCCGTGCGCACCCGCGACCACGGCGAGGCGCTGTGGGACGGCCTGCTCAACGGCTACGTCGACATGATCGCCACGGACCACTCGCCCCACACCCTGGAGGAGAAGGGCGCGGACGTTGACGGCAACATGCTGAAACCCGCCATCTGGGAATGCATTTCGGGTTTCTGTGGCGTGGAGACCGGTGTCCCGCTGATGCTCACGGAGGTCAACAAGGGCCGCATGACTCTCAACCATTACGTGAAATTGGCATCGGAGAACCCCGCGAAAGTCTGGCAGCTTTATCCCCAGAAAGGCGCTCTCCGGGTAGGCTCCGACGGCGACGTGACCATCGTGGATATGGACAAGGAAGGCGCCATCGACATCCACAAGCTGCACAGCAAGAACAACCCCTCGCCGTGGCACGGCTGGAAGATCAAGGGCATGCCCGTGACCGCCATCGTGCGCGGCCACGTGCAGATGCAGGACGGCGAGCCGGTGGGCGGGCCCATCGGCCGCATGGTGTACCCGGTACCGGACTGA